A window from Longibacter salinarum encodes these proteins:
- a CDS encoding ribonuclease Z, whose amino-acid sequence MQTTVIPLGTAGAVPIRDRHLSAVAVERKGRMLLFDCGEGAQYRLLHAGLNRARVDAIFITHLHGDHIYGLPGLAATIGQLHRHEPITVIGPEGLNRFLSAAAGVSEQEMPYGLSVMELDPASTVDGAVVYETDEFVVTARPLQHRIPTVGYRLEEKPRRGRFHPERARELGVTDPRDFGRLHKGERVTMSDGHVVEPEQVVGPERPGISFAYCTDTRPCAGSRQLSRDVDLVIHDATFAHELQEQAVETGHSTAREAAEVARDAKARRLLLTHISARYESADQLVADARDVFPHTEAAIELKRYMLDPREKWAGN is encoded by the coding sequence ATGCAGACGACGGTGATTCCTCTTGGGACCGCGGGGGCTGTGCCCATTCGGGATCGACACCTGTCAGCCGTTGCGGTGGAGCGAAAGGGGCGAATGCTGCTGTTCGATTGTGGAGAGGGAGCGCAGTATCGGCTTCTGCACGCCGGTCTCAACCGTGCACGTGTGGACGCCATTTTTATCACCCACTTGCATGGGGATCACATCTACGGATTACCGGGGCTGGCCGCGACGATTGGTCAGTTGCACCGGCACGAGCCCATCACGGTCATCGGCCCCGAGGGATTGAACCGGTTTCTTTCTGCCGCGGCGGGCGTGTCCGAGCAGGAGATGCCATATGGATTGAGCGTGATGGAGCTGGATCCCGCGTCGACCGTTGATGGCGCCGTGGTTTACGAAACCGACGAATTTGTCGTCACCGCGCGTCCTCTCCAGCATCGTATTCCGACGGTCGGTTACCGGCTAGAAGAGAAGCCCCGACGCGGTCGCTTCCACCCGGAGCGTGCGCGAGAACTGGGTGTCACCGATCCCCGCGACTTCGGGCGGTTGCATAAAGGCGAACGTGTCACAATGTCGGATGGACACGTCGTCGAGCCGGAGCAGGTCGTCGGGCCGGAGCGTCCGGGTATTTCCTTCGCCTACTGTACGGATACCCGCCCGTGTGCGGGCAGCCGGCAGTTGAGCCGCGACGTCGACCTTGTCATTCACGACGCCACGTTCGCGCACGAACTCCAGGAGCAAGCCGTAGAGACCGGGCACTCAACCGCCAGGGAGGCCGCCGAGGTAGCGCGGGACGCGAAGGCTCGCCGGCTTCTCCTGACGCACATCAGCGCACGCTACGAAAGCGCCGATCAACTGGTGGCCGATGCGCGGGACGTGTTTCCCCATACGGAGGCGGCGATCGAACTAAAACGATACATGCTCGACCCGCGGGAGAAGTGGGCAGGGAATTAA